In Hippoglossus stenolepis isolate QCI-W04-F060 chromosome 21, HSTE1.2, whole genome shotgun sequence, one DNA window encodes the following:
- the slc18a3b gene encoding probable vesicular acetylcholine transporter-B: MEGEGRSSGLAKSAAIKLSEMGEKTKRLGTAMKDPHQQRRIILVIVCVALLLDNMLYMVIVPIIPDYLADLESEQSEHVHLVMHPNSSANSTMYKINKNNLDIQIGVLFASKAILQLLVNPLSGTFIDRVGYDIPLLIGLSVMFVSTCIFAIGENYATLFVARSLQGLGSAFADTSGIAMIADKYTEEGERSRALGIALAFISFGSLVAPPFGGILYEFAGKKVPFIVLACICLADGVLLLTVIKPFSNRTRENMPVGTPIYKLIMDPYIAVVAGALTVCNIPLAFLEPTISNWMESTMHSSQWEMGITWLPAFFPHVLGVYITVKLASKHPHLQWFYGALGMVIIGASSCTVPACKTFGQLIAPLCGICFGIALVDTALLPTLAFLVDVRHVSVYGSVYALADISYSVAYAMGPIVAGQIVHNHGFVQLNLGMGLVNVLYAPALLLLRNVCQMKPSHSERDNLLEEAPQGLYDTIRMEERRAKKKGYSSAGNCLPVDENGFDPFGAQRSLSEESSGPEYT, translated from the coding sequence ATGGAAGGAGAGGGGAGATCCTCCGGGCTGGCGAAATCTGCCGCCATAAAACTGTCCGAGATGGGAGAGAAAACCAAGCGGTTGGGCACCGCGATGAAGGATCCACACCAGCAGAGACGGATCATATTAGTGATTGTTTGCGTGGCTCTCCTGCTGGACAATATGCTCTACATGGTAATCGTGCCAATTATCCCAGACTATCTGGCTGATCTGGAGAGTGAGCAGTCAGAGCACGTCCACCTAGTGATGCACCCCAACTCTTCAGCCAACAGCACAATGTACAAAATCAACAAGAACAACTTAGACATCCAGATAGGAGTGCTCTTCGCATCCAAAGCCATCCTGCAGCTCTTAGTCAACCCGCTGTCCGGAACTTTCATAGACCGGGTTGGATATGACATCCCACTTTTAATTGGACTCTCTGTTATGTTCGTGTCCACCTGCATATTTGCGATTGGGGAGAACTATGCGACGCTCTTCGTGGCCAGAAGTTTGCAGGGCTTGGGCTCTGCTTTCGCGGACACGTCTGGGATCGCGATGATCGCAGACAAATACAcggaggagggtgagaggagcCGGGCGCTCGGCATCGCCCTGGCCTTCATCTCTTTCGGGAGCCTCGTGGCGCCTCCTTTCGGGGGCATCCTGTACGAGTTCGCGGGCAAGAAAGTGCCCTTCATCGTGCTCGCCTGCATTTGCCTGGCGGACGGTGTCCTGCTGCTCACCGTGATCAAGCCGTTCTCCAACAGGACTAGAGAGAACATGCCAGTCGGCACCCCCATTTACAAACTCATTATGGACCCGTACATAGCTGTGGTGGCCGGGGCGCTCACAGTGTGCAACATCCCCCTTGCCTTTCTGGAGCCCACCATCTCCAACTGGATGGAGAGCACCATGCACTCCTCTCAGTGGGAGATGGGAATCACCTGGCTCCCAGCCTTCTTCCCTCACGTGCTCGGTGTGTACATTACAGTTAAATTGGCATCGAAGCATCCACATCTGCAGTGGTTTTACGGAGCGTTGGGTATGGTTATCATAGGAGCCAGCTCCTGCACAGTGCCCGCATGCAAAACTTTTGGACAGCTCATCGCCCCGTTGTGCGGTATTTGTTTTGGCATCGCACTCGTCGACACCGCGCTGCTGCCCACACTCGCGTTCTTGGTCGACGTGCGTCATGTCTCGGTGTATGGTAGTGTTTACGCCCTAGCAGATATTTCCTATTCTGTTGCTTATGCTATGGGTCCTATAGTGGCCGGGCAGATAGTGCACAATCACGGGTTTGTACAGCTCAATCTGGGTATGGGTCTCGTCAATGTGCTTTACGCACCAgccttgctgctgctgcgcaACGTGTGCCAAATGAAACCGTCCCACTCAGAGCGAGATAACCTGTTAGAGGAGGCTCCGCAGGGGCTGTACGATACCAtcaggatggaggagaggagagctaAGAAGAAGGGCTACAGCTCGGCAGGGAACTGCCTGCCAGTAGATGAAAATGGGTTTGACCCATTCGGAGCACAGCGGTCCTTGTCAGAAGAGTCGTCCGGTCCGGAGTACACTTAG